The following proteins are encoded in a genomic region of Acetobacter oryzoeni:
- a CDS encoding cytochrome c1: MRKHVFAGSLLAAFTLAMPALANTPDKAPPHQKWSFEGATGTYDKASLQRGFLVYDHVCASCHGMRSLTYRDLEGIGLSDQAITDLAHSKQIAGPVGISGMPTMRPGLPDDHFRSPFPNDAAAAAVMGGVAPPDQSRLAAVHPGGADWLYAFLTGYRMPPPADAPIVPGKFYNDWAEGHMIGMPPPLMNGAIQYPDGTPATVEQQAKDITTFLVWAADPHRNERHHIGKGVLAYLAVLLVLAIAWKRKIWKNLKSHG, from the coding sequence ATGCGTAAGCATGTTTTTGCAGGCTCCTTGCTGGCTGCGTTTACCCTTGCAATGCCTGCACTGGCCAACACGCCAGATAAAGCCCCGCCGCATCAGAAATGGAGCTTTGAAGGCGCAACCGGCACATATGATAAAGCCAGCCTGCAGCGCGGCTTTTTGGTGTATGATCATGTATGCGCCAGCTGCCACGGCATGCGCAGCCTGACATATCGGGATCTGGAAGGGATTGGGCTAAGTGATCAGGCGATTACAGACCTTGCCCATAGCAAGCAGATTGCCGGCCCGGTTGGCATCTCGGGCATGCCCACAATGCGGCCCGGTCTGCCGGATGATCACTTCCGCTCCCCCTTCCCCAATGATGCCGCAGCGGCTGCGGTTATGGGTGGGGTTGCACCGCCAGATCAATCTCGCTTGGCGGCTGTGCACCCCGGTGGGGCAGATTGGCTTTACGCCTTTCTAACAGGTTACCGCATGCCCCCGCCGGCGGATGCCCCTATTGTGCCGGGCAAGTTCTATAATGATTGGGCAGAAGGCCATATGATTGGCATGCCCCCGCCGTTAATGAACGGTGCCATTCAATACCCAGATGGCACACCGGCAACTGTGGAGCAGCAGGCCAAGGATATTACCACCTTCCTGGTCTGGGCTGCAGATCCACACCGTAATGAGCGCCACCATATTGGCAAAGGGGTTCTGGCTTATCTGGCTGTTCTGCTTGTTCTGGCTATCGCATGGAAGCGGAAAATCTGGAAAAACCTGAAATCGCACGGATAA
- the petA gene encoding ubiquinol-cytochrome c reductase iron-sulfur subunit: MTRETEETAATEQAPGRRDFLGIVTTAGTVTGLAACAVPFVQSLKPQDSASAHLPVDVDISKLTPGQQMTVVWQGKPVFIMRRTPEEIALLQDHALAEKLRDAESTANQQPAYARNWHRSLVPEYGVYVGICTHLGCVPGLNQPTGNTADTCGGYGCPCHGSKFDLAGRVYKGAPAPYNLPVPPYSMPSPTSIRLGENPKGENFDFSTIEQI; the protein is encoded by the coding sequence ATGACACGCGAAACCGAAGAAACCGCAGCAACAGAACAAGCCCCCGGACGCCGTGACTTTTTGGGAATTGTAACCACGGCTGGCACAGTTACAGGCTTGGCGGCCTGTGCTGTTCCGTTTGTGCAAAGCCTGAAGCCGCAGGATAGTGCATCCGCCCATCTGCCAGTGGATGTTGATATTTCCAAGCTCACTCCCGGCCAGCAGATGACGGTTGTTTGGCAGGGCAAGCCTGTCTTTATCATGCGCCGCACGCCGGAAGAAATTGCTCTGCTGCAAGACCACGCTCTGGCTGAAAAACTGCGGGATGCAGAATCCACTGCAAACCAGCAGCCCGCTTATGCCCGCAATTGGCATCGCTCTCTTGTGCCGGAATATGGCGTTTACGTGGGTATTTGCACGCATTTGGGCTGCGTGCCGGGCCTTAACCAACCTACAGGCAACACGGCCGATACATGTGGTGGCTATGGCTGCCCGTGCCACGGATCAAAGTTTGATCTGGCGGGCCGCGTTTATAAAGGCGCACCGGCTCCGTATAATCTGCCTGTCCCGCCTTATTCCATGCCCTCGCCCACCAGCATCCGGCTGGGAGAAAACCCCAAAGGGGAAAACTTCGATTTCTCAACAATCGAACAGATTTAA
- a CDS encoding flavodoxin family protein, with product MSDIVVIYHSGFGHTRRVAEYVAKGANATLLEIDQNGDLPESSWEALDKAKTIVFGTPTYMGNASWQFKKFADATSRIWFNRGWQNKLFAGFTNSASPVGDKGCTMAWLQVLAAQHGGIWISLDLLPSNTKAATKADLNVLGGAAGLLVQSPSDASVDEIPSGDLDTATAYGARIAEVTSRFK from the coding sequence ATGTCTGATATTGTGGTGATTTATCATTCTGGGTTTGGTCATACCCGCCGGGTTGCAGAATACGTTGCCAAAGGTGCCAACGCTACACTGCTGGAAATTGATCAAAATGGTGATCTGCCAGAAAGCAGTTGGGAAGCTTTAGATAAAGCCAAAACCATTGTGTTTGGCACCCCCACTTATATGGGCAATGCCAGTTGGCAGTTTAAAAAGTTTGCAGATGCCACATCCCGCATCTGGTTTAATCGTGGGTGGCAGAACAAGCTGTTTGCTGGCTTTACAAACAGCGCCAGCCCGGTGGGAGATAAAGGCTGCACCATGGCGTGGCTTCAGGTTCTGGCGGCTCAACACGGTGGAATCTGGATCAGTCTTGACCTGCTTCCTTCCAACACCAAAGCCGCTACAAAAGCAGATCTCAACGTGCTGGGTGGTGCCGCTGGCCTACTGGTGCAAAGCCCATCTGATGCCAGCGTAGATGAAATTCCCAGCGGGGATCTGGATACAGCAACAGCTTACGGCGCACGTATTGCAGAAGTAACTTCTCGCTTTAAATAA
- a CDS encoding outer membrane beta-barrel protein: MTTLPKQTKLFLLFSASSLLLPVMHKIAHAQVLPFTSLKTSSSSLGRWLSDITLTGQIEGGIMANPARPNPGYNYGDFLADHANQVQLNQAEFTISKAIDSSLNDYQIGFTLEGLYGSDARYYHVLGISDQEWKARYQLIPAQAHVDVHLPWLTKGGLDMQVGILQAPMGVEGLDPTSRAFYTLAYTSEYSVPFEHIGAMFNWHVTPMVDVTFGIDTGNQTSFGNSDNNHMPAAYFGFNLNNLAHGKLRIVELSRVGPENSWRSVGHYEADHAQRFWNDINATYAINDKLSVTAEFNYLHDEGVRGIGARGQFAGADAESFVSFLSYKINKEFTFNYRGEIYRDNNNMMVATFRGNNSYMEALAGTGGETVAGPSGHGTTYGDLSLNVVYHPDLGHHVRVFQLRPEIRFDRSLNGTTPFNGGRNNGMFTFGGDAVIGF; the protein is encoded by the coding sequence ATGACGACGCTTCCCAAACAAACAAAACTTTTCTTGCTGTTTTCTGCATCTTCACTGTTGCTTCCTGTCATGCACAAAATAGCACACGCGCAGGTTCTGCCCTTTACAAGCCTGAAAACAAGCAGTTCCAGCTTGGGCCGCTGGCTGTCTGATATTACCCTTACGGGGCAGATTGAAGGCGGTATCATGGCCAACCCGGCACGCCCCAACCCTGGCTATAACTACGGGGACTTTCTGGCTGATCATGCTAACCAGGTACAACTCAACCAAGCTGAATTCACCATCTCCAAAGCCATTGATTCCAGCCTGAACGACTATCAAATCGGCTTCACGCTGGAGGGGCTGTATGGTTCCGATGCCAGATACTACCATGTGCTGGGTATTTCAGATCAGGAATGGAAGGCGCGTTACCAGCTTATTCCCGCCCAAGCACATGTAGATGTCCATCTGCCGTGGCTGACAAAAGGTGGGCTGGATATGCAGGTTGGTATTCTGCAGGCCCCAATGGGTGTTGAAGGATTGGACCCGACATCCCGCGCCTTTTATACGCTTGCCTATACATCTGAATATTCTGTGCCGTTTGAGCATATCGGCGCCATGTTTAACTGGCACGTAACACCCATGGTGGATGTAACGTTCGGGATTGATACCGGCAACCAGACATCCTTTGGCAATTCTGATAACAACCACATGCCTGCGGCCTATTTTGGCTTTAACCTTAACAATCTGGCACATGGCAAACTACGCATTGTAGAGCTCAGCCGCGTTGGGCCAGAAAACTCATGGCGCAGTGTCGGACATTATGAAGCAGACCATGCGCAACGCTTCTGGAACGATATCAACGCCACCTATGCTATCAACGACAAGCTTTCTGTTACTGCAGAATTCAACTATCTGCATGATGAAGGCGTGCGTGGCATTGGGGCGCGCGGGCAGTTTGCTGGTGCTGATGCAGAAAGTTTTGTCAGCTTCCTCAGCTACAAGATCAACAAGGAGTTCACCTTCAATTATCGTGGGGAAATCTACCGCGATAATAACAACATGATGGTGGCCACCTTCCGCGGCAACAATTCCTATATGGAAGCCTTGGCTGGCACGGGTGGAGAAACCGTTGCTGGCCCATCTGGCCACGGCACTACGTATGGAGATCTGTCCTTAAACGTCGTGTATCATCCAGATTTGGGGCACCACGTGCGCGTCTTCCAGTTGCGGCCGGAAATACGGTTTGATCGTTCCCTTAACGGCACCACGCCTTTTAACGGTGGCCGAAACAACGGCATGTTTACCTTTGGTGGCGATGCCGTTATCGGGTTCTGA
- a CDS encoding NCS2 family permease, with translation MRYLWSGMRACLDRAFDISGRGSSIPKEVVAGITTFGAMAYIMAVNPNILASAGLDQHAMVITTIASAVVGSFIMAVGANLPIALAPVMSSNVVFAQIVVVRMGVPPDQAFTMVLLGGLGFLFLSLTPWRRRIVETFPLSVKQGIHFAIGAFVAHIGIVNGGLVTKGGEGLVFGQLSNPVVLLALAGVFLAMMLKWARIPAAILLSVIAVTIAGLWVAHPDGSRVTQLPAHWVDWPSYPWFMLFPYDFHGLFANLFLVLPITLYFFLGDFFDATGTMMAVMQRSGLKDKQGQPLLAKSAFVADATASVIGSALGTSTVSAYLESLVGVEEGGRTGLTALVVACLFAVSSILWPLIICVPAVATAPALILVGLGMLGSLPDLKSLAVQERVIPLFMLLVTVLTGDFMVSLAFGLLLHTAFVLTTRKWAELTLMLCGLDCVFILYLVLSSRLGN, from the coding sequence ATGAGATATTTATGGTCAGGCATGCGTGCATGTCTGGATCGTGCTTTTGATATTTCTGGCCGAGGGTCCAGTATCCCCAAGGAGGTTGTGGCAGGTATCACCACCTTTGGGGCTATGGCCTATATTATGGCGGTTAACCCCAATATTCTGGCCTCTGCCGGGTTAGACCAGCATGCCATGGTTATCACCACAATAGCTTCTGCTGTTGTGGGGTCTTTTATTATGGCCGTGGGGGCTAATCTGCCTATCGCGCTGGCACCAGTTATGAGCAGCAACGTGGTGTTTGCCCAGATTGTTGTTGTGCGTATGGGGGTGCCACCGGATCAGGCCTTTACCATGGTGTTGTTGGGTGGGCTTGGGTTTCTGTTCCTCTCCCTCACGCCGTGGCGGCGTAGAATTGTTGAAACATTCCCGCTTTCAGTCAAACAGGGCATTCATTTTGCTATTGGGGCCTTTGTGGCTCATATCGGCATTGTAAATGGGGGTTTGGTAACCAAGGGCGGGGAAGGGTTGGTATTTGGGCAACTGTCCAACCCCGTTGTGTTGTTGGCCTTGGCCGGGGTTTTTCTGGCCATGATGTTAAAATGGGCGCGTATACCTGCGGCCATTTTACTGTCTGTTATTGCAGTAACCATTGCCGGGCTGTGGGTTGCGCATCCAGATGGCAGCAGGGTTACACAACTGCCAGCACATTGGGTGGATTGGCCTTCCTACCCGTGGTTCATGTTATTCCCGTATGATTTTCACGGCCTGTTTGCCAATCTGTTTCTGGTTTTACCCATAACGCTTTATTTCTTTTTGGGTGATTTTTTTGATGCCACGGGCACCATGATGGCCGTGATGCAGCGTTCTGGCCTGAAGGATAAGCAGGGGCAGCCTTTGCTGGCAAAATCGGCTTTTGTGGCAGATGCAACAGCCAGTGTTATTGGGTCTGCTTTAGGCACGTCCACGGTTTCAGCGTATCTGGAATCTCTGGTGGGGGTGGAAGAGGGTGGACGCACGGGTCTGACAGCACTGGTGGTGGCCTGCCTGTTTGCTGTGTCCTCCATCTTGTGGCCGCTCATCATTTGTGTGCCTGCTGTGGCAACAGCACCGGCCCTGATTCTGGTGGGGTTGGGTATGTTGGGCAGCCTGCCGGATCTGAAATCTTTGGCTGTGCAGGAGCGGGTTATTCCGCTGTTTATGCTGCTTGTTACCGTGCTGACGGGTGATTTTATGGTCAGTCTGGCATTTGGCTTGCTGCTGCACACAGCCTTTGTGCTGACAACCCGCAAATGGGCGGAACTTACCCTGATGCTCTGCGGGCTAGACTGTGTATTTATTTTGTATCTGGTGCTCTCATCCAGATTGGGTAACTAA
- a CDS encoding alpha/beta hydrolase, giving the protein MPKSVVNPEFLPILEKMPSFDGLSSLSLPEVREVFLTSVRLIEGRPLPDVITREEYVPGLNNAPDVRVVVYTPREVQPNAPAMVYIHGGGLVSGHPEVDDPKCQKLASDLGFQIFSVDYRLAPEVKYPGAIEDCYAVLKWVHENASKLGISRDKVVVAGESAGGGLSAALSLMARDKKEYKLAFQLLIYPMLDDRTAINSDPGANFGEFVWTRSANKYAWQAYLGDKAGGPQTPPYAAAGRATDLAGLPPTFIGVGSMDLFLKEDLDYATRLMAAAVPTEVMVVPGAYHVFDMYVPDAELSRRFMDAYCAALKRTLNL; this is encoded by the coding sequence ATGCCAAAATCAGTAGTTAATCCCGAATTCCTTCCCATTCTTGAGAAAATGCCATCTTTTGATGGTCTTTCGTCGCTTTCACTGCCAGAAGTGCGAGAAGTTTTTCTAACATCTGTGCGCCTTATAGAAGGTCGGCCTCTGCCAGATGTTATCACGCGGGAAGAATACGTACCGGGGTTGAACAATGCCCCAGATGTGCGTGTGGTTGTTTATACGCCGCGTGAAGTGCAGCCCAATGCGCCTGCCATGGTTTACATTCATGGTGGCGGTCTTGTTTCTGGCCATCCAGAAGTGGATGACCCCAAATGCCAAAAGCTGGCCAGTGATCTGGGATTTCAGATTTTCTCTGTAGATTATCGGCTGGCGCCTGAGGTCAAATATCCCGGTGCGATTGAAGACTGTTACGCAGTGCTGAAATGGGTGCATGAAAACGCCAGCAAACTTGGTATTTCGCGTGATAAGGTTGTTGTTGCGGGTGAAAGTGCAGGTGGTGGTTTAAGTGCAGCGCTGAGCCTGATGGCGCGTGACAAAAAAGAATACAAACTGGCTTTTCAGTTGCTTATTTACCCCATGCTGGATGATCGCACGGCAATAAACAGTGATCCGGGCGCCAATTTTGGCGAATTTGTCTGGACACGTTCTGCCAACAAATACGCATGGCAGGCTTATCTGGGTGATAAAGCGGGTGGCCCGCAAACGCCGCCATATGCAGCGGCTGGCCGTGCAACTGATCTGGCAGGTTTGCCTCCCACCTTTATTGGTGTGGGATCAATGGATCTGTTTTTGAAAGAAGACCTTGATTACGCAACCCGCCTGATGGCAGCGGCCGTGCCAACGGAAGTTATGGTGGTGCCGGGGGCGTATCATGTGTTTGATATGTATGTGCCAGATGCCGAACTTTCCCGTAGGTTTATGGATGCCTACTGTGCAGCACTTAAACGCACATTGAATCTGTAA
- a CDS encoding Hint domain-containing protein — translation MNGTIVGLTVQNGGSFTNLATVSNVTDQGSFENFGSAQNTVVESGGSFQNTATVTSVTVQGSGGFYNYGKANNVSAQSGAIFENRYGTISSLSVQSGADVDFMGGAGSSVTVDSGGSVGAEQSASLTTVTMTAGGSLEVSDGASATDVTITGDAENTLVVGDKGYVSGVNVSGNTPQTSTASEIHDVIVNSGGVADDVTVYHDHMVVNDGGLASGVTLTNAGITVQSNGVVSAVTVTSQGSNYANGAFIDGGVSYDAIVNNNGLIVEYTNGSAYNTTINNGGEDAVLNGLSESAIVSSGGLQLAKTKGVTSGTILDGGQLQVSAGGIASGTTVNAGGLEVVSSGGTAINQTVNASGTVDIQSDGSASNTLVHRYGVENVAQGGVVSNFTIDMGRQNNAGSAVSGLIENLGEERVQSGGYDADMTVTGHGHEVVSAGGTAVNTIFNDTGFGFIAGTLDNATVNSGGWINVSSGGLTSHTTINGSGSEYVNAGGSAVDQTVNAHGTLTIASAGIIGGITVLSGGALSGGVLSAGAKVSALSGGYENGVTITAGGYSEVDSKGTATNISIVDNGIQTVASGGLVSGFEINHARQYDWGSAVSGTISNLAEERVMSGGQDSDMIVTSHGHEVVSAGGIAYHTTYNVTGFGYISGSAVSAVVNSGGIEFVQNGGVATSTTVNKGGLEDVDTGGTAKGETVESGGTLDVYSQGSLQSANVFGGTVDVNSGGSAADVNVASGGRLNVQSGGVLSGTEALQNGGKATIWAAAGGVVDLEGSTNTGLTLDGIDTSSATTVTTEVTGFDGNSAGNSDGIVLAGVKAADITSTSYSADGNYVTLSFNEGGSVTLHIDDVSKYGYELSSDADGNAVYEVCFLAGSMIRTLSGDVAVETLQLGDKVLTFADGQSTVRKVTWAGKAHANVRAGLPDDEAGYPVRILKDAIADGVPYKDMLITSEHCLFFEGKFVPVRMLVNGSSIFYDKSITSYDYYHVETEEHSVITADGMLTESYLDTGNRRAFRQAGSVMSMGGKVKSWEKDAAVDLCVDRAFVEPLFRKLADRSTGIAEHLVAEAPQVLTEEPDLHLVTDKGAIVRAVRRNGQRYSFMLRAGTRFVRVVSRAARPADVIGPFVDDRRVMGVAVADVHLAAAGKQHGIIAHLKQDKPEGWHETGWTDCAWTDGNALLPLEDHLIGHEIALLSITIRAAGPYIANTEKQADSKKSFA, via the coding sequence ATGAACGGAACTATTGTAGGTTTAACTGTTCAAAATGGTGGTTCCTTTACCAACCTTGCTACGGTGTCAAACGTAACGGATCAAGGTTCGTTTGAGAATTTTGGTTCGGCGCAAAATACTGTTGTTGAAAGTGGCGGCAGCTTTCAGAATACAGCCACCGTTACGAGTGTGACTGTGCAAGGCAGTGGTGGATTCTATAATTACGGTAAAGCCAATAATGTTTCTGCTCAGTCTGGCGCAATATTTGAAAATAGATACGGCACTATTTCATCTTTGTCGGTGCAAAGTGGTGCCGATGTTGATTTTATGGGAGGGGCAGGAAGCTCGGTTACAGTTGATTCAGGCGGATCTGTAGGGGCAGAACAATCTGCCAGCCTTACAACCGTAACAATGACAGCGGGCGGAAGCCTGGAAGTTTCAGATGGTGCTTCTGCAACGGATGTTACGATTACAGGAGATGCCGAAAATACTCTTGTTGTTGGTGATAAGGGTTATGTTTCTGGCGTAAATGTTTCAGGGAATACGCCGCAAACCAGTACTGCATCCGAAATTCACGATGTTATTGTGAACTCAGGCGGTGTTGCCGATGATGTAACAGTTTATCATGACCATATGGTGGTGAATGATGGTGGCCTGGCATCCGGTGTCACTCTGACTAATGCTGGCATTACCGTACAGAGCAATGGTGTTGTTTCTGCTGTGACCGTAACGAGCCAAGGCTCGAACTACGCAAATGGCGCATTTATTGATGGCGGCGTATCGTATGATGCGATCGTGAATAATAATGGTTTAATTGTAGAATATACAAATGGTTCAGCATACAACACCACTATCAATAATGGTGGTGAAGATGCTGTTCTGAATGGTTTAAGTGAATCCGCAATCGTTTCTTCCGGCGGCCTTCAGTTGGCGAAAACAAAAGGGGTTACTTCTGGAACAATACTGGATGGCGGGCAGCTTCAGGTAAGTGCTGGTGGTATTGCATCTGGCACAACAGTGAATGCCGGTGGCCTTGAAGTTGTGAGCTCGGGTGGCACAGCTATTAACCAGACTGTAAATGCCAGCGGCACCGTAGATATTCAGTCTGACGGCAGCGCCTCCAATACTCTGGTTCACCGCTATGGCGTAGAGAATGTTGCTCAGGGTGGTGTTGTCAGCAATTTCACCATTGATATGGGGCGGCAGAATAACGCCGGCAGTGCCGTAAGTGGCCTGATTGAGAATTTGGGTGAAGAGCGCGTTCAGTCTGGTGGTTATGATGCCGACATGACAGTTACCGGCCACGGGCATGAAGTGGTGAGCGCGGGTGGTACTGCCGTAAACACAATTTTTAATGATACGGGTTTTGGCTTTATTGCAGGCACACTGGATAATGCCACGGTAAATTCCGGTGGATGGATCAATGTTTCATCGGGTGGCCTAACATCTCACACAACAATTAATGGAAGCGGGAGCGAATACGTAAACGCTGGCGGCAGTGCTGTTGATCAGACGGTAAACGCTCATGGCACGCTAACAATTGCATCCGCCGGTATTATTGGTGGCATAACCGTGCTGAGCGGCGGCGCATTGAGCGGTGGCGTTTTAAGTGCTGGAGCAAAAGTTTCTGCGCTATCTGGAGGTTACGAAAACGGCGTAACAATTACAGCAGGCGGATATTCCGAAGTTGATTCAAAAGGCACAGCCACAAATATCAGCATTGTAGATAACGGTATCCAGACTGTTGCCTCTGGTGGTCTGGTCAGTGGTTTTGAAATCAACCATGCCCGTCAGTATGATTGGGGCAGTGCCGTTTCAGGCACAATCTCTAATCTGGCTGAAGAACGTGTGATGTCCGGCGGGCAGGATAGTGACATGATTGTCACCAGCCACGGGCATGAAGTTGTGAGTGCTGGTGGTATCGCTTATCACACCACGTATAATGTTACCGGCTTTGGCTATATCAGCGGTTCTGCTGTGAGTGCTGTTGTGAATTCTGGCGGCATAGAGTTTGTGCAGAATGGTGGCGTTGCTACATCTACAACAGTCAACAAAGGCGGCCTGGAAGATGTTGATACAGGCGGCACAGCAAAAGGCGAAACCGTAGAAAGCGGTGGCACGCTCGACGTTTATTCCCAGGGTTCCTTGCAGAGTGCTAATGTGTTTGGTGGCACGGTGGATGTTAACTCTGGTGGGTCTGCTGCAGATGTAAATGTTGCCAGTGGCGGCAGGCTGAATGTGCAAAGCGGTGGTGTGCTGAGCGGTACAGAAGCTTTGCAAAATGGTGGCAAAGCCACCATATGGGCCGCAGCTGGTGGGGTTGTTGATCTGGAAGGTAGCACCAATACCGGGCTGACCTTGGATGGTATTGATACATCTTCCGCCACGACAGTTACGACAGAAGTGACTGGTTTTGACGGCAATTCTGCCGGAAACTCGGACGGTATTGTGCTTGCCGGGGTTAAGGCAGCCGATATTACCTCCACCAGTTATTCAGCAGATGGTAATTACGTCACCTTGTCCTTTAACGAGGGCGGATCTGTTACGCTGCATATTGATGATGTCAGCAAGTATGGGTACGAACTTTCTTCTGATGCGGATGGCAATGCCGTTTATGAAGTCTGTTTTCTTGCAGGCTCCATGATCCGCACACTGTCTGGTGATGTTGCAGTTGAAACTTTGCAGCTGGGGGATAAAGTTCTCACATTTGCAGATGGTCAAAGCACTGTTCGTAAAGTGACATGGGCTGGTAAGGCGCATGCCAATGTGCGGGCTGGTCTGCCAGATGATGAGGCAGGATACCCAGTGCGTATCCTTAAGGATGCCATTGCAGATGGCGTGCCTTACAAGGATATGCTGATTACATCTGAACATTGCCTGTTCTTTGAAGGCAAGTTTGTGCCTGTGCGCATGTTGGTGAACGGATCTTCCATCTTTTATGATAAATCTATCACCTCTTACGATTACTATCATGTAGAAACAGAAGAACATTCTGTGATTACAGCAGATGGTATGCTGACAGAAAGCTACTTGGATACCGGTAACCGCCGGGCGTTCCGTCAGGCTGGCTCTGTCATGAGCATGGGCGGAAAAGTCAAAAGCTGGGAAAAAGATGCTGCAGTAGATTTGTGTGTGGATCGTGCTTTTGTGGAGCCGCTGTTCCGCAAATTGGCAGACCGCTCAACAGGTATTGCAGAGCATCTGGTGGCTGAAGCACCGCAGGTTCTTACTGAGGAGCCAGACTTGCATCTGGTAACAGATAAAGGCGCCATTGTGCGTGCCGTGCGGCGTAACGGCCAGCGGTATAGCTTTATGCTGCGTGCAGGTACACGCTTTGTACGCGTTGTTTCCCGCGCTGCACGGCCTGCCGATGTCATCGGGCCTTTTGTGGATGACCGTCGGGTTATGGGCGTAGCTGTAGCGGATGTGCATCTTGCCGCAGCCGGAAAGCAGCATGGCATCATCGCACATCTCAAGCAGGACAAGCCCGAAGGCTGGCATGAAACGGGTTGGACAGATTGCGCATGGACAGATGGCAATGCCTTGTTGCCCTTGGAAGATCATCTGATCGGCCATGAAATAGCGCTGCTTTCCATAACAATCCGTGCTGCAGGGCCTTACATTGCGAACACTGAAAAACAAGCTGATAGCAAAAAGAGTTTTGCTTAA
- the pgm gene encoding phosphoglucomutase (alpha-D-glucose-1,6-bisphosphate-dependent), translated as MPSISPFAGKPVDPSRLVNIDTLLDAYYTRKPDPAIATQRVAFGTSGHRGSSLSTSFNENHILSISQAIADYRKDAGITGPLFIGIDTHALSRPALKSALEVFAANGVEVRIDAQDGYTPTPVISHAILTYNRNRSSDLADGVVITPSHNPPEDGGYKYNPPHGGPADTDITKVVEAAANAYMAKNMEGVKRISLEDALKAPTTKRHDYITPYVDDLASVVDMDVIRESGISIGIDPLGGAAVDYWQPIIDKYGINATIVSKEVDPTFRFMTADWDGKIRMDCSSPYAMARLVEMKDKFDIAFANDTDADRHGIVSGKYGLMNPNHYLAVAIEYLFSNRENWNANAGVGKTVVSSSMIDRVAKKIHRKLVEVPVGFKWFVDGLYHGTLGFGGEESAGASFLRRDGTVWSTDKDGIILGLLAAEMTARTKRNPGAAYEDMTKRLGTPYYARIDAPADPEQKAILKNLSPEQIGMTELAGEPIISTLTNAPGNGAAIGGLKVSAKDGWFAARPSGTENVYKIYAESFKSEAHLKTIQTEAQNAISALFATAAKK; from the coding sequence ATGCCCAGCATAAGCCCATTTGCCGGTAAGCCGGTCGATCCATCCCGCTTAGTTAATATAGATACCCTGCTGGATGCCTATTATACCCGCAAGCCCGATCCCGCCATTGCAACACAGCGCGTGGCATTTGGCACATCGGGGCACCGTGGATCCTCGCTGAGCACCAGCTTTAACGAAAACCACATTTTGTCGATCAGTCAGGCAATTGCCGACTACCGCAAAGATGCAGGTATTACCGGGCCGCTGTTCATCGGCATTGATACTCATGCCCTCTCTCGTCCTGCGCTGAAATCTGCGCTGGAAGTATTTGCGGCCAATGGTGTGGAAGTTCGCATTGATGCGCAGGATGGCTACACTCCCACGCCTGTCATCTCACACGCAATCCTGACCTATAATCGCAACCGTAGCAGCGATCTGGCTGATGGCGTAGTGATTACACCATCGCATAACCCTCCCGAAGATGGCGGCTATAAGTACAATCCCCCCCATGGTGGCCCAGCGGATACCGATATTACCAAGGTAGTAGAAGCCGCAGCCAACGCCTACATGGCCAAGAACATGGAAGGCGTAAAGCGCATTAGCCTTGAAGATGCGTTAAAGGCACCTACCACAAAGCGCCATGACTATATTACGCCATATGTGGATGATCTGGCATCTGTAGTGGATATGGATGTTATCCGTGAATCCGGCATCTCTATCGGCATTGACCCGCTAGGCGGCGCCGCAGTGGATTATTGGCAGCCGATTATAGATAAATACGGTATCAACGCCACGATCGTCAGCAAGGAAGTAGACCCGACTTTCCGTTTCATGACCGCTGACTGGGATGGAAAAATCCGCATGGATTGCTCCTCCCCCTACGCCATGGCGCGTCTGGTTGAAATGAAGGACAAGTTCGACATCGCCTTTGCGAATGACACGGATGCAGACCGCCACGGCATTGTATCAGGCAAATACGGGCTCATGAACCCCAACCACTATCTGGCTGTCGCGATTGAATACCTGTTCAGCAACCGCGAAAACTGGAACGCCAATGCAGGCGTGGGCAAGACGGTGGTAAGCAGCAGCATGATTGACCGTGTAGCCAAGAAAATTCACCGCAAACTGGTAGAAGTTCCTGTTGGGTTCAAATGGTTTGTGGATGGTCTGTACCACGGCACGCTAGGCTTTGGTGGAGAAGAAAGTGCAGGCGCATCCTTCCTGCGCCGTGATGGCACAGTATGGAGCACAGACAAGGACGGCATCATCCTCGGCCTATTGGCAGCCGAAATGACAGCCCGCACCAAGCGCAATCCCGGTGCTGCATATGAGGATATGACCAAACGCCTCGGCACACCATATTACGCGCGTATTGATGCGCCAGCCGATCCTGAGCAGAAGGCTATCCTGAAAAACCTGTCTCCTGAGCAAATTGGCATGACCGAACTGGCGGGTGAACCAATCATCAGCACCCTGACGAACGCTCCCGGCAATGGGGCGGCTATTGGCGGCCTAAAAGTTTCGGCCAAGGATGGCTGGTTTGCGGCTCGTCCATCAGGCACTGAAAACGTCTATAAAATCTACGCTGAAAGCTTCAAGAGCGAAGCACACCTCAAAACCATTCAGACCGAAGCGCAAAATGCAATTTCGGCTCTGTTTGCTACGGCTGCCAAAAAGTAG